The Pseudofrankia inefficax genome window below encodes:
- a CDS encoding WXG100 family type VII secretion target, with protein sequence MANIQVDYEAIRSTSTALSRAQTDMEGQLTTLKGLIDNLVTSGFITDQASGRFHEAYVSWDTGTRQAMTGLTGMSRFLTDAISQHEQLDVTLGQAAGG encoded by the coding sequence ATGGCGAACATCCAGGTCGACTATGAGGCCATCCGTTCAACGTCGACCGCGCTGTCCCGCGCGCAGACCGACATGGAAGGCCAGCTGACGACGCTCAAAGGCCTGATCGACAACCTGGTGACCAGCGGCTTCATCACCGATCAGGCCTCCGGCCGGTTCCACGAGGCGTATGTCAGCTGGGACACCGGAACCCGCCAGGCCATGACCGGCCTGACCGGCATGAGCCGGTTCCTCACCGATGCCATCTCCCAGCACGAGCAGCTCGACGTGACCCTCGGGCAGGCCGCGGGAGGGTAG
- a CDS encoding SRPBCC family protein, with the protein MPNEPTSDKPIPGGREFAIERETELRTTPEDYWEAVTNGNAAWLWPMEAPEPRVGGAAAFGGTVLAWEPPHHLIMRSEGPEGWFNQLEHLIEARDGGTTWVRYVHSGVFVDDWDNQYDGAGKHTDFYLHTLGQYLRHYNGRPAKYVSVDAPASSVTPDGFDALRRAAGLADAKVGDRVQLTIPGLPALDAAVDYLTPHFLGLHTEDAMYRVFGRNAFGAPVAVAVHLFSPDADEPTVDKALHAWLHGVYA; encoded by the coding sequence ATGCCGAACGAGCCGACGAGCGACAAGCCCATCCCGGGCGGGCGCGAGTTCGCGATCGAACGCGAAACAGAGCTGCGGACCACGCCCGAGGACTACTGGGAGGCGGTCACCAACGGCAACGCGGCCTGGCTCTGGCCGATGGAAGCCCCTGAGCCGCGCGTCGGCGGTGCCGCCGCGTTCGGCGGCACCGTGCTGGCCTGGGAGCCGCCGCATCACCTGATCATGCGCAGCGAGGGCCCGGAGGGCTGGTTCAACCAGCTTGAGCATCTGATCGAGGCTCGGGACGGCGGTACGACCTGGGTCCGATACGTGCACAGCGGTGTCTTCGTCGACGACTGGGACAACCAGTACGACGGCGCGGGCAAGCACACCGACTTCTACCTGCACACCCTGGGCCAGTACCTGCGGCACTACAACGGTCGGCCGGCCAAGTACGTCAGCGTCGACGCTCCGGCCTCGTCGGTCACACCGGACGGCTTCGACGCGCTGCGCCGCGCCGCCGGCCTCGCCGACGCGAAGGTCGGCGACCGGGTTCAGCTGACGATTCCCGGGCTTCCCGCGCTGGACGCGGCCGTCGACTACCTCACTCCGCACTTCCTCGGGCTCCACACCGAGGACGCGATGTACCGGGTCTTCGGCCGCAACGCCTTCGGTGCCCCGGTGGCGGTCGCCGTCCATCTGTTCAGCCCGGACGCGGACGAGCCGACCGTCGACAAGGCCCTGCACGCCTGGCTGCACGGCGTATACGCCTGA
- a CDS encoding ArsR/SmtB family transcription factor: MLDVAVIDSPGAAEASLDPVRARLLAALAEPGSATSLAARTGLTRQKVNYHLHALEQHGLVELVEERRKGNCTERILQATASSYVISPAALADVAPDPDRARDEGSARWMLALAARLIHEVGQLLAGATAARKRLATFAIDSEIRFATAADRAAFAGELSDAVTALVARYHDETATGGRPHRLVIALHPSLKPPDAGTNQQRRPSPPEPGLTEES, encoded by the coding sequence ATGCTCGACGTAGCGGTCATCGATAGTCCAGGCGCGGCGGAGGCCTCGCTGGACCCGGTGCGGGCCCGGCTGCTGGCCGCCCTCGCGGAACCGGGGTCGGCGACGAGCCTGGCCGCCAGGACCGGGCTCACCAGGCAGAAGGTGAACTATCACCTGCACGCGCTGGAGCAGCACGGGCTGGTGGAACTGGTCGAGGAACGCCGCAAGGGGAACTGCACCGAACGGATACTCCAGGCGACCGCGAGTTCGTACGTCATCTCTCCAGCCGCGCTGGCGGACGTCGCCCCGGATCCAGACCGGGCGCGAGATGAGGGCTCGGCCCGCTGGATGCTGGCCCTTGCCGCCCGGCTGATCCACGAGGTGGGGCAGTTGCTCGCCGGCGCGACGGCCGCCCGCAAGCGGCTGGCCACCTTCGCGATCGACAGCGAGATCCGGTTCGCCACCGCGGCGGACCGGGCGGCGTTCGCGGGCGAGCTTTCCGACGCGGTCACGGCGCTGGTGGCTAGGTACCACGACGAGACGGCCACCGGCGGCCGGCCGCACCGGCTCGTGATCGCCCTCCATCCCAGCCTCAAACCGCCGGACGCCGGCACCAATCAGCAACGCCGTCCAAGCCCGCCCGAGCCCGGTCTCACCGAGGAGAGCTGA